From a single Brassica oleracea var. oleracea cultivar TO1000 chromosome C5, BOL, whole genome shotgun sequence genomic region:
- the LOC106292764 gene encoding transcription initiation factor IIA large subunit-like isoform X2 → MATTTSGVYIHVIEDVVSKVREEFVNNGGPGESVLSELQGIWETKMMQAGVLSGPIDRSLVQRPTPGGGPLTHDLNVPYEGTEEYETPTAEMLFPPTPLQTPLPGTADNSSMYNIPTGSTDYYNTPGTENGSNADVKARPSPYMQPPSPWTNPRLDVNVAYEPERGNTNQQFTQDLFVPPSGKRKRDDSSAQYQNGGYIPQQDGASDAMPQVPRDVICSSSKIPQVDGPMPDAYDEMLSTPNIYSYQGPSEDFNEARTPAPNEIQTSTPVVAVQNDIIEDDEELLNEDDDDDELDDLESGEDLNTQHLVLAQFDKVTRTKSRWKCNLKDGIMHINDKDILFNKALGEFDF, encoded by the exons ATGGCTACGACAACAAGCGGTGTGTATATCCATGTAATCGAGGACGTTGTCAGCAAAGTCCGTGAGGAGTTCGTCAACAACGGAGGCCCTGGTGAGAGTGTTCTCTCCGAGCTTCAAGGA ATATGGGAGACGAAGATGATGCAAGCTGGAGTCTTGTCTGGACCAATCGACAGGTCATTGGTTCAGAGGCCAACACCTGGAGGAGGTCCACTGACCCATGATCTCAATGTTCCTTATGAAGGTACAGAGGAGTACGAGACTCCTACAGCTGAAATGCTCTTCCCTCCG ACACCATTGCAGACTCCCCTTCCTGGTACTGCTGATAACTCCTCCATGTATAATATCCCCACTGGCTCTACTGATTATTATAATACTCCTGGAACTGAGAATGGAAGCAACGCTGATGTCAAAGCAAGACCCAGTCCTTATATG CAACCGCCTTCTCCATGGACAAATCCAAGGCTTGATGTCAACGTTG CTTATGAGCCTGAGAGAGGAAACACTAATCAGCAGTTTACGCAG GACTTATTTGTGCCACCCTCTGGGAAACGGAAGCGTGATGATTCTTCTGCACAATATCAAAATGGTGGATATATACCACAACAGGATGGTGCAAGCGATGCTATGCCTCAG GTTCCACGAGATGTCATCTGCTCATCTTCAAAAATTCCTCAAGTTGATGGTCCAATGCCTGACGCTTACGATGAGATGTTGTCCACACCAAAT ATATACAGCTATCAAGGACCTAGTGAAGACTTTAACGAGGCCAGAACTCCTGCTCCAAACG AGATCCAAACGAGCACCCCTGTTGTTGCTGTACAAAACGATATCATTGAAGATGATGAAGAGCTTTTGAATGAAGATGATGATGACGACGAGTTGGATGACTTAGAAAGCGGTGAGGATTTGAACACTCAACATCTGGTCTTGGCTCAATTTGACAAG GTGACTCGCACAAAGAGCAGGTGGAAGTGCAATCTAAAAGACGGGATCATGCATATAAACGATAAGGACATTCTCTTCAACAAA GCGTTAGGCGAGTTCGACTTCTGA
- the LOC106343523 gene encoding tropinone reductase homolog At1g07440, giving the protein MTGAEQLQRWSLRAKTALVTGGTKGIGHAVVEELAGFGAIIHTCARDEPQLNECISQWQKKGFHVTGSVCDVTSGTDREKLMQNVSSMFGRKLDILINNVGAIRSKPTVEHTADDFSFHISTNLESAFHLSQLSHPLLKASGCGSIVFMSSVAGVVSLSISSIYCATKGAINQLARNLACEWASDGIRANAVAPAVIATPLAKAVYDDDFKKAVTSRKPLGRFGEPEEVASLVAFLCMPAASYITGQTICVDGGLSVNGFSYQPHD; this is encoded by the exons ATGACTGGAGCAGAGCAACTCCAAAGATGGAGCCTTCGAGCCAAGACGGCACTTGTAACCGGTGGAACCAAAGGCATTGG GCATGCTGTGGTAGAGGAACTTGCAGGATTTGGAGCCATAATACATACTTGTGCCAGAGACGAACCTCAGCTTAACGAGTGTATAAGCCAATGGCAAAAGAAAGGGTTTCACGTCACGGGTTCAGTCTGTGACGTCACTTCTGGAACAGACAGAGAGAAGCTAATGCAGAATGTTTCATCAATGTTTGGCAGGAAGCTTGATATCCTT ATAAACAATGTGGGAGCCATTCGGTCAAAGCCAACAGTGGAACATACAGCAGATGATTTCTCGTTTCATATTTCGACCAACTTAGAATCTGCTTTTCATTTGAGCCAGCTTTCACATCCTCTGCTTAAGGCTTCAGGATGTGGTAGCATTGTGTTCATGTCCTCTGTTGCTGGAGTTGTGTCGCTTAGCATCAGCTCCATCTACTGTGCAACTAAAG GGGCTATAAATCAGCTAGCAAGGAACTTGGCATGTGAGTGGGCTAGCGATGGAATTAGGGCTAATGCTGTGGCTCCTGCTGTCATTGCAACTCCTCTGGCTAAAGCT GTATACGATGATGACTTCAAGAAGGCTGTAACGTCTAGAAAGCCGTTAGGGCGTTTCGGGGAGCCTGAAGAGGTTGCTTCGCTCGTGGCTTTTCTATGTATGCCTGCAGCTTCTTATATAACTGGTCAGACCATTTGTGTCGATGGAGGTCTCTCTGTCAATGGCTTCTCGTATCAGCCACATGATTAA
- the LOC106292764 gene encoding transcription initiation factor IIA large subunit-like isoform X1 produces the protein MATTTSGVYIHVIEDVVSKVREEFVNNGGPGESVLSELQGIWETKMMQAGVLSGPIDRSLVQRPTPGGGPLTHDLNVPYEGTEEYETPTAEMLFPPTPLQTPLPGTADNSSMYNIPTGSTDYYNTPGTENGSNADVKARPSPYMQPPSPWTNPRLDVNVAYEPERGNTNQQFTQDLFVPPSGKRKRDDSSAQYQNGGYIPQQDGASDAMPQANLEGNTFCITFVGERKVPRDVICSSSKIPQVDGPMPDAYDEMLSTPNIYSYQGPSEDFNEARTPAPNEIQTSTPVVAVQNDIIEDDEELLNEDDDDDELDDLESGEDLNTQHLVLAQFDKVTRTKSRWKCNLKDGIMHINDKDILFNKALGEFDF, from the exons ATGGCTACGACAACAAGCGGTGTGTATATCCATGTAATCGAGGACGTTGTCAGCAAAGTCCGTGAGGAGTTCGTCAACAACGGAGGCCCTGGTGAGAGTGTTCTCTCCGAGCTTCAAGGA ATATGGGAGACGAAGATGATGCAAGCTGGAGTCTTGTCTGGACCAATCGACAGGTCATTGGTTCAGAGGCCAACACCTGGAGGAGGTCCACTGACCCATGATCTCAATGTTCCTTATGAAGGTACAGAGGAGTACGAGACTCCTACAGCTGAAATGCTCTTCCCTCCG ACACCATTGCAGACTCCCCTTCCTGGTACTGCTGATAACTCCTCCATGTATAATATCCCCACTGGCTCTACTGATTATTATAATACTCCTGGAACTGAGAATGGAAGCAACGCTGATGTCAAAGCAAGACCCAGTCCTTATATG CAACCGCCTTCTCCATGGACAAATCCAAGGCTTGATGTCAACGTTG CTTATGAGCCTGAGAGAGGAAACACTAATCAGCAGTTTACGCAG GACTTATTTGTGCCACCCTCTGGGAAACGGAAGCGTGATGATTCTTCTGCACAATATCAAAATGGTGGATATATACCACAACAGGATGGTGCAAGCGATGCTATGCCTCAG GCAAACCTTGAGGGTAATACATTCTGCATAACCTTTGTTGGTGAAAGAAAGGTTCCACGAGATGTCATCTGCTCATCTTCAAAAATTCCTCAAGTTGATGGTCCAATGCCTGACGCTTACGATGAGATGTTGTCCACACCAAAT ATATACAGCTATCAAGGACCTAGTGAAGACTTTAACGAGGCCAGAACTCCTGCTCCAAACG AGATCCAAACGAGCACCCCTGTTGTTGCTGTACAAAACGATATCATTGAAGATGATGAAGAGCTTTTGAATGAAGATGATGATGACGACGAGTTGGATGACTTAGAAAGCGGTGAGGATTTGAACACTCAACATCTGGTCTTGGCTCAATTTGACAAG GTGACTCGCACAAAGAGCAGGTGGAAGTGCAATCTAAAAGACGGGATCATGCATATAAACGATAAGGACATTCTCTTCAACAAA GCGTTAGGCGAGTTCGACTTCTGA
- the LOC106343524 gene encoding uncharacterized protein LOC106343524: MENSVNMFRQSESPRSPPTRLQRQAPMALNLDNVPANPVLHQSCDAVATSAIPLLSPLYVSPNQHSSSLPRQGDDFTEKNGSQPSIDHKEGWKHSTEADHSNQMALVNMFQTKFALVNHSQ, translated from the coding sequence ATGGAGAACAGTGTGAACATGTTTAGGCAGAGCGAGTCCCCAAGATCACCGCCCACTAGGCTGCAGAGGCAAGCACCCATGGCTCTGAATCTTGACAATGTTCCAGCGAATCCCGTTTTGCATCAGTCTTGTGATGCGGTTGCAACCTCAGCTATCCCTCTGCTTTCACCTCTCTATGTATCTCCAAACCAGCACTCTTCTTCTCTCCCTAGACAAGGGGATGATTTTACTGAAAAGAATGGTTCTCAACCGTCAATAGACCACAAGGAAGGCTGGAAACATTCAACCGAGGCTGACCATAGCAACCAAATGGCTCTTGTAAATATGTTTCAAACCAAGTTCGCGCTTGTAAATCATTCACAATGA